A genomic stretch from Hoplias malabaricus isolate fHopMal1 chromosome 4, fHopMal1.hap1, whole genome shotgun sequence includes:
- the prr33 gene encoding mucin-2 — MAVYIGNVAQAGLLSQQYPPPLLPKPGKENVRLQKLLKKTAKKKTASQASQTQAPFRSSLSPVNEASPDLEHSDHSTPPKTPETPIYGGTLHPRFTVRPLYQHSPSPYPHHRSFAYSQPASFSPQPYATSALTSPEHYFSYTTPPSYAATSVTVTSVTAITTMTGVIRPADSKSGATVMHTNSVVLASKLETNSSLTPTVITSKASSPQPTAFDNIKPSKPMFDVPQITHYTAKTTSLKTYYASSPTQERSKTPLPEVKRGPTPTFEVRRIVTPTSELTRDKTPTREIRRGATPTSEIKRGPTPTLEIKRGPTPTAEIKRGTTPTSEIKRGPTPTTEIKMAPTPTTEIKRNATSTTEIKSSTVPTPEIKRGTTPTPETKRGTTPTSEIKSDLTVITETKRGRTPTRERTPTLEIIAAKTLSGRPKTPSYHVSPARTPVIEISRANPLLFAVSPVHMEGRRSKTPTSSLVGPCDEIPKEKDKPEETGLSEAILNGEIQLKLSQITSESITEHELSKEKIPTQDAPKSTKSSGPQNSKALVHESPEPVAPTAECQSLITSNEVTPAAPLPERQRTRVSPFAGQRPKTPTSKSKSIYYGLTPAEYVSHGGIQVFVPAFSISRTVSQSTDVSIAPVQEPEQLTQNQPSKEQSTLKEAARLVEIPKETETSKTPLSEIPTSTDVAFVNGRSVAPSAEVSEPTRKTETKLKPEQDISKVHTSDVKETSEKVSGVPLVIIPTIVVSKVDTPPSESPKVVTTVPVTQRVRTPTYGPPKPKTQPPDSQVEPSKPESKPTPPSAKPSTFDQSANVAKIPKPTPADAAVTTKIKKVSKPSVPQKSLLERIKEQKSLATKGFEQTATEKTEDKPLVKPMDDQEDKIKPEKEYLAEAKDSPQQETKPAAEEKDDNSSPPTAEPLLKAFQKPKGMKSKLSGWSRLKKHMVVEVEEPKFPEPEPNLNKDVPAVTAHKPEEQKQQDKEKDKNSEKSQSQEGKDSPRAVKMWDAVLFQMFSTKESIMQQIEASKSDAQKKEDVHETKPKEIPAFAHRLPVLLYSPRFDARKLREAAARPVTKIATVFEMGLIGRKSKEEEPKDFNRTAKGFGAAKSTDV; from the coding sequence ATGGCTGTATATATTGGCAACGTTGCTCAAGCTGGCCTGCTTTCCCAGCAGTACCCACCACCTCTGCTTCCTAAACCTGGAAAAGAAAATGTCCGGCTCCAGAAACTACTTAAGAAAACTGCCAAGAAAAAAACTGCCTCACAGGCCTCACAAACACAAGCTCCATTTCGATCAAGCCTCTCTCCTGTAAATGAGGCCAGTCCAGACCTGGAGCACAGTGACCATTCAACTCCACCCAAGACGCCAGAAACACCCATCTATGGAGGTACACTGCACCCACGTTTCACCGTCAGGCCACTATATCAGCACTCACCGTCTCCATACCCTCATCATCGAAGTTTCGCTTACAGCCAACCAGCAAGTTTCTCCCCACAGCCTTATGCTACTTCAGCTCTTACTTCACCAGAACATTATTTCTCTTACACAACACCTCCATCATATGCTGCCACTTCTGTTACTGTTACATCTGTAACGGCTATAACTACCATGACAGGGGTAATCAGACCTGCGGACTCAAAATCAGGTGCCACAGTTATGCACACAAATAGTGTTGTGCTAGCTTCAAAACTGGAGACCAACTCAAGTCTTACCCCAACTGTTATTACCTCTAAAGCTTCAAGCCCTCAACCAACTGCTTTTGATAACATCAAACCCTCAAAACCTATGTTTGACGTTCCACAAATTACACATTACACTGCTAAAACTACAAGTTTAAAAACTTATTATGCATCATCACCAACTCAAGAAAGGAGTAAAACACCACTTCCTGAGGTGAAGCGAGGTCCAACACCAACATTTGAAGTTAGAAGGATTGTGACACCGACGTCAGAGCTGACAAGAGATAAAACACCAACCAGAGAAATCAGAAGAGGGGCGACACCAACATCTGAAATTAAAAGAGGCCCAACGCCTACACTTGAAATCAAAAGGGGTCCAACACCTACAGCTGAAATTAAGCGGGGAACGACGCCTACATCAGAAATAAAAAGGGGCCCAACACCaacaactgaaataaaaatggcCCCCACTCCTACaactgaaataaaaagaaatgctACATCTACAACTGAAATCAAAAGCAGTACAGTGCCTACACCTGAAATTAAAAGAGGAACAACACCTACACCAGAAACTAAGAGAGGTACTACCCCAACATCGGAGATAAAAAGTGATTTAACAGTAATAACTGAGACAAAACGAGGTAGAACCCCAACAAGAGAACGAACACCAACACTAGAGATTATAGCTGCTAAAACTCTTTCAGGGCGGCCCAAGACACCCTCATATCATGTGTCACCTGCCAGAACCCCAGTTATAGAAATTTCAAGGGCTAATCCACTTTTATTTGCTGTTTCCCCTGTGCATATGGAGGGCAGAAGATCCAAAACACCAACCTCAAGTTTAGTAGGGCCTTGTGATGAAATTCCTAAAGAGAAAGATAAACCAGAGGAAACTGGTCTTTCAGAAGCTATATTAAATGGAGAGATTCAGTTGAAATTGTCCCAGATTACTTCTGAAAGCATTACAGAACATGAATTATCCAAAGAAAAGATCCCAACACAAGATGCTCCAAAGTCTACAAAGAGTTCAGGACCCCAAAACTCAAAGGCACTTGTACATGAAAGTCCCGAGCCTGTAGCCCCTACAGCTGAGTGTCAGTCACTCATAACATCAAATGAAGTAACACCTGCAGCACCTTTACCAGAGCGTCAAAGAACAAGAGTATCTCCATTTGCAGGTCAAAGACCTAAAACACCAACATCAAAATCCAAATCAATATATTATGGATTAACCCCTGCAGAGTATGTGAGTCATGGGGGAATACAGGTCTTTGTGCCTGCATTTAGTATTTCTAGAACTGTATCACAATCCACAGATGTATCTATAGCCCCAGTACAAGAACCAGAACAACTTACACAAAATCAACCAAGTAAAGAACAATCTACTTTGAAAGAGGCAGCTAGACTTGTAGAAATTCCTAAAGAAACTGAGACATCAAAAACACCTTTGAGTGAAATACCAACATCCACAGATGTTGCTTTTGTTAATGGAAGATCAGTTGCACCATCTGCTGAAGTCTCAGAGCCAACACGAAAAACTGAGACAAAACTAAAACCAGAACAGGACATATCTAAGGTACATACATCAGATGTGAAGGAAACAAGTGAAAAGGTCTCTGGAGTTCCTTTAGTTATAATTCCAACCATTGTAGTGTCTAAAGTAGACACACCACCGTCGGAATCTCCAAAGGTGGTAACAACTGTTCCTGTCACACAGAGAGTCAGGACTCCAACATATGGCCCTCCTAAACCAAAAACACAACCTCCTGATTCTCAGGTGGAACCCAGTAAACCTGAATCTAAGCCGACACCACCATCTGCAAAACCTTCAACATTTGACCAAAGTGCAAACGTGGCTAAAATTCCAAAGCCAACTCCAGCAGATGCTGCAGTtactacaaaaataaaaaaagtatcGAAGCCATCTGTACCACAGAAGTCTTTACTAGAGAGGATTAAAGAGCAAAAATCTTTAGCAACAAAAGGTTTCGAACAAACTGCAACTGAAAAGACAGAAGATAAACCTCTGGTCAAGCCAATGGATGACCAAGAAGACAAAATTAAACCAGAGAAAGAGTATTTAGCAGAGGCTAAAGACAGTCCCCAACAGGAGACTAAGCCTGCAGCTGAAGAGAAGGATGACAACAGCTCCCCCCCAACTGCAGAACCTCTCCTGAAGGCGTTTCAGAAACCAAAAGGCATGAAGTCAAAACTCAGTGGCTGGTCTCGCCTCAAGAAACACATGGTGGTGGAGGTCGAGGAGCCCAAGTTTCCTGAGCCTGAGCCAAACCTGAACAAAGATGTCCCTGCTGTCACTGCTCACAAACCAGAGGAGCAAAAACAGCAGGACAAAGAGAAAGATAAGAACAGTGAAAAATCTCAGAGCCAAGAGGGTAAAGATAGCCCCAGGGCTGTGAAAATGTGGGATGCTGTCCTCTTCCAAATGTTCTCCACCAAAGAGAGTATTATGCAACAGATCGAAGCCAGCAAAAGCGATGCGCAAAAGAAAGAAGATGTTCATGAGACTAAACCAAAAGAAATTCCAGCCTTTGCTCATCGCCTTCCAGTTCTCCTCTACAGCCCTCGATTTGATGCCAGAAAACTGAGAGAGGCAGCCGCACGACCAGTGACAAAGATTGCGACCGTGTTTGAGATGGGTCTCATAGGCCGCAAAAGTAAAGAAGAAGAACCAAAAGACTTTAACAGAACCGCCAAAGGGTTCGGTGCTGCAAAATCCACTGACGTTTAG
- the tnnt3a gene encoding troponin T type 3a (skeletal, fast) isoform X2, whose product MSDTEEVEQQVGDEVEEIVEVEVAPEAAPEPEPEPEAEPEPEPEPEPEPEPVVPEPEPEPEPEPEPEPVAEEGFEEEEEKPKFKPTAPRIPEGDKVDFDDIQKKRQNKDLLELQSLIDAHFEMRKKEEEELIALKERIEKRRSERADQQRIMAEKEKERQVRREEERQRREEADAKKKADDDAKKKSALSSMGSQYSSYLQKADSKRGKKQTEREKKKKILAERRKPLNIDHLNEDKLREKAKELFEWMKTLESEKFDHGERLKRQKYEVTTLRKRVEELSKFSKKGAAARRRK is encoded by the exons ATGTCTGATACAGAAGAAGT TGAGCAACAGG TCGGCGATGAAG TAGAGGAGATAGTAGAGGTAGAGGTGGCGCCTGAGGCAGCCCCAGAACCAGAACCTGAGCCTGAggctgagcctgagcctgaacCAGAGCCAGAGCCAGAACCTGAGCCAGTAGTCCCAGAACCAGagccagaaccagaaccagagcCAGAACCTGAGCCTGTGGCTGAAG AGGGCTTTGAAGAGGAAG AGGAGAAGCCAAAGTTCAA GCCAACAGCACCAAGGATTCCTGAGGGTGATAAAGTGGACTTTGAT GACATTCAGAAGAAGCGTCAGAACAAGGATCTCCTGGAGCTTCAGTCCCTGATCGATGCTCACTTCGAGATGagaaagaaggaggaggaggagctcaTAGCCCTCAAGGAGAGAATT GAGAAACGTAGGTCTGAGAGGGCAGATCAGCAGAGGATCATGgctgagaaggagaaggagcgcCAGGTCAGACGTGAG GAGGAGAGGCAGAGAAGGGAAGAGGCTGATGCTAAGAAGAAGGCAGATGATGATGCCAAGAAGAAGTCTGCCTTGTCTAGCATGGGCTCCCAATACAGCAGCTACCTGCAGAAG GCTGACTCCAAGAGAGgtaagaaacagacagagagagagaagaagaaaaagatcCTGGCCGAGAGGCGCAAGCCACTTAACATTGACCACCTTAATGAAGACAAACTGAG GGAAAAGGCCAAGGAATTGTTTGAATGGATGAAGACCCTGGAGTCTGAGAAATTTGATCACggagagagactgaagagacAGAAGTATGAG GTTACAACACTTCGTAAGAGAGTGGAGGAGCTGAGTAAATT
- the tnnt3a gene encoding troponin T type 3a (skeletal, fast) isoform X1 produces MSDTEEVIVEEIVEVEVAPEAAPEPEPEPEAEPEPEPEPEPEPEPVVPEPEPEPEPEPEPEPVAEEEEEKPKFKPTAPRIPEGDKVDFDDIQKKRQNKDLLELQSLIDAHFEMRKKEEEELIALKERIEKRRSERADQQRIMAEKEKERQVRREEERQRREEADAKKKADDDAKKKSALSSMGSQYSSYLQKADSKRGKKQTEREKKKKILAERRKPLNIDHLNEDKLREKAKELFEWMKTLESEKFDHGERLKRQKYEVTTLRKRVEELSKFSKKGAAARRRK; encoded by the exons ATGTCTGATACAGAAGAAGT TATAGTAGAGGAGATAGTAGAGGTAGAGGTGGCGCCTGAGGCAGCCCCAGAACCAGAACCTGAGCCTGAggctgagcctgagcctgaacCAGAGCCAGAGCCAGAACCTGAGCCAGTAGTCCCAGAACCAGagccagaaccagaaccagagcCAGAACCTGAGCCTGTGGCTGAAG AGGAAG AGGAGAAGCCAAAGTTCAA GCCAACAGCACCAAGGATTCCTGAGGGTGATAAAGTGGACTTTGAT GACATTCAGAAGAAGCGTCAGAACAAGGATCTCCTGGAGCTTCAGTCCCTGATCGATGCTCACTTCGAGATGagaaagaaggaggaggaggagctcaTAGCCCTCAAGGAGAGAATT GAGAAACGTAGGTCTGAGAGGGCAGATCAGCAGAGGATCATGgctgagaaggagaaggagcgcCAGGTCAGACGTGAG GAGGAGAGGCAGAGAAGGGAAGAGGCTGATGCTAAGAAGAAGGCAGATGATGATGCCAAGAAGAAGTCTGCCTTGTCTAGCATGGGCTCCCAATACAGCAGCTACCTGCAGAAG GCTGACTCCAAGAGAGgtaagaaacagacagagagagagaagaagaaaaagatcCTGGCCGAGAGGCGCAAGCCACTTAACATTGACCACCTTAATGAAGACAAACTGAG GGAAAAGGCCAAGGAATTGTTTGAATGGATGAAGACCCTGGAGTCTGAGAAATTTGATCACggagagagactgaagagacAGAAGTATGAG GTTACAACACTTCGTAAGAGAGTGGAGGAGCTGAGTAAATT